ATGAGGCCGTTCCACCCGACAATCATTATAATCGGAATGACCGGGGATATAGCTGTGAATCTCCGGTATACTACAAGCAGGAACAAAGATATAAGAATCAGACCAAGATAGGTCATCGGATTTTTGGTATCGCTAATCCCGTTTATGAGATCCACAAACATCACATACTTACCCGTATATGTTATATCCATTCCGGGGTGCAGGACATACCAGTTAAGATCGTCCTCCATATCGGATATCAGCTCCTGGGTTTCAGGAATTGTCAGATCTTCCAGTGAAAATTCGATAACAGCCTCTGTGTTTCCGTTTACGTAACTGTCGACTATACTCCCGGGAAGACTATCCCAGATCTTTTCAAGAGTCTTTTTATCTTCCGGAAGAACTCCACCGTTGTATTGTTTGATGTATGTCACAATACTTTGCATACCGGTTAGCTCAGGATGTTTGGAGATAGCGTATTCTCCGAAATTATCCATGTATTTTAGAGTGTGGTAATCTTTAACCGAGTCCGCTTTTACATACGCAGTAATAGTGTTTGTGGACCCCATCACACTTGTGAGCTTATTCATCGAGACCATTGCAGGCATGTCCTGATCGACCATCATGTCCTCGTCGGTATCGATTATAACTTTTGAATCGAATTGCATTCCGATTATTGCGACCATTATTAGAACAAGCAGAACGGGTACAGGGTTTTTCGCGATTTTTAACGCAAACTTCCCGAGCAGGTCGTCATATTTATCCATAAAAGAGCCTTTCGTGCCTGGCTTTACATCCGGAGGCACGTCACATCCCTTCCAGTCAAGCTGACAGGATTCAGCCTGATCAAGAGGGTTTAATCCGCCTGTTTTGGGTGTGTATTTTACAATTTTTGCAAATACAGGTACAATTATCATTGCACAGAGATAACAGCAGACGATTCCGACAATACAGATCGTCCCGAAATCGGATATCATCGGAGACGGTGCAAGTAGTGACAGAGCAACGAATCCAAGAGCAGTTGCAATCATCGCTTTAAGTATGGCAGGTCCGGAACTTGTGATTGTGGTCCAGATGGCTTCCTGAATTGAAGAATTCCGGACTTCCTCGTCAAACCTCGACTGAAACTGTATAGCATAGTCTATACCTATGCCTATAAGAATCGGGAATGCGGCGACAACGGCCATGCTTACCTGTATCCCGGTCAGTCCCATAACTCCGAAAGTCAGAATAATTCCGCAAAATACTGTCAGAACAGGAAGCATCCTGTACCTGACATGTCCGAACATGAGTACCATGGCAACGACCATAAGGAGCAGCGCCAAAGATATGAGATTCGTCATATTTTTCTGGATATCCTCTTTCATCTCTACGGCGAATGCCAGGGTTCCGGTTTCTGTTACAGAGATCCCCGGAGGAGGAGAAGACTGAATGATAGCCGAATGAACATTTTTAACAATATTTTCTTCCGAACCCTCCGGATAACCTGTCTCAAGCGGGATTGATACGAGCGTCATCATCTTTGAAGGAAGAAGGGTATCAAGGTAGTCACCGCTGTTTTCAGAGAGATAATCAAGATAATTATTTATTTCCGCCTGGGACTGAGGGATCTCTCCGCCGCTGGCCCCTTTGATAAGGTCGGGCAGGCCCGCAACGCTGCGGATATACCTTTCGTCGGATATGTCCTTTTCAAGCTCTTCAATATAATTAAGCACGTCAGGGGTTGTTACATCGTCTCCTTCGATAATCAGTATTATTGAGTCTGCTCCGAATATCTCCTCATAATGAACGAGGAGCGATCCCACGGGCCTGTCGGTAAAAAGATAGGTCTCCGTACCTGTTTCAATTGAAGTCATCGAAGCGCCGTAGAGTGCGACAATCAGAATAGCAGTAACAATTCCTGCGACAACAAAAGTATGTTTGTTGATAATATCAGCTACTATTTCATATGGTGATTTCAAACAGACTAACCTCCTTATAAAATCTATATCGTGAGATTGCGAGAGAATTTTGTGAAAATGTCAATATGATTCAGCTTAGCGTCGGATAAGCAATCTATGTTCAGCATCAATCCCAATCTCCAAGGTTAACAATAAATTATACCTTTTCATTCCCAAAAACAAAATGCAACTTTAGGAGTTGCATCGATGAAAGACGATTCACAGGCTGAATGATTGCTTCCCGGGTGAAGAAAAATAAGGAATAAAAGTTAAGAATGCAGTATGACTGAAGAAGAACCGTTGAATATCCTCGTTATTATGGGAAGCCCGCGGAAGGGGAATACCTATCGTGCATGCGAAGAGCTCCGGGAAAAGATGCAAAAGTACCGTGCGGTTGATTTCGAATATCTCTGGCTTAAGGATGCGGATCTTCAGCCGTGCAGGGGATGTCTTTCATGCTTTTCAAAGGGCGAGGAAAAATGTCCGATCCATGACGAAGCTTTGGTAATACGGGATAGACTGATGGGAGCCGATGCCGTGATCTTCGCCTCTCCGGTGTACGGCCTGAACGTAACAGGGCTTATGAAAAACTTTGTCGACAGGTTCAGCTACTTCTTTCACAGGCCGCGATTCTTCGATAAAAAGGCATTTCTGCTTACCACCACCGGCTTTCTGGGTCACAAGGATGTCCTGAAGTACATGGAGATGTTTACGGGGATCTGGGGATTTGACGTGGCTGGAAGAGCGGCCGTTATAACCGAAGGAGACGATCACGAGGTCCTGAAAAAGAAGAGCGACGCCATACTGGAAAAGGCCGCAAAGAAATTCTCTTCCTCATTGAGCAGCAATAAGAGAAAAAGACCGGGACTCATGAATGTCATTATCTTCCACGGGCAGAAGGGTGCAATGTCGCAGGTCATGGACGAATCGCCATATGACTACCAGTACTGGAAAGAGAAAGGATGGCTTTCTCCCGGGACGCATTACTTTACGGACGTTTCTGTTAATCCGGTCTATGTGATGATCGGGATTATTGTCGAGAAGATTGCCAGAAAAAAGATGAAGACAAATTAAAAGAAAAGACCGAATTCTAAATTTTGAAATATCGAGGACAACAATATTTACGACAAATATTTCAGGGAGTAACATGGATTCATTTGCTTCAGGATTTGCCGGTGTGGATGCGACGGGAGATGCTAATTCATTTGTGAATTATCTCGATCTGATCCATTCGATGCCTTTTTTTAAGGATTGCAAACAACGCAGCTACAAGGCACTGGAGGTCAGCCAGGGTTCCGCGATCCTTGAGATCGGCTGCGGGAACGGCGTGGATGCAACAGCACTTGCAGTCATGGCAGGAGAACACGGGCGTGTCATAGGTATCGCGATGTAAGCCGGACCATGCTTGCCTCTGCGCAGGCAAAGTACACCGGGGGAAGTTCCCGGCCAGGTTATGTGCTGTCCGATGCATCGCATCTTGCATTTGCAGACAACTCTTTTGATGCCGTACGTACGGATCGCGTGCTCCAGCATACACAGGATATCTTTGCAGTACTACATGAGATGGCAAGGGTGACCCGCCCTGCCGGAAAAATCGTGGTATTCGAACCTGACTGGGAGACCTTTGTTATCTGGCCCGGAGATCGGGAGGTTACACGGAAGGTCCTGAACTTCTGGTGCGATCATATCCCTAACGGGTGGGCAGGAAGATCTGTTGCGGCAGCATTCGCCGAAGCCGGTCTTGAAAATATTACTGTTACGCCATTATGCCTTGTAATAACCAGCCTGCCGCTTGCCCGCAGGGTCTTCGATCTTGAGACGACACTCTCTCTCGCGGTTAAGGCCGGTGTCCTGGATTCAACGGAAGCGGAGTCCTGGGCCGAAAGACAGGCACAGGCCGGAGATGCAGGCATGTTCTTCAGTTCGCTGACATTTTACCTTGTCACAGGGACAAAAAAGAGCTGAATAGGGATTGCTCTTTCCGGATTCACATTTTTCAACTGATCTC
Above is a window of Methanolacinia paynteri DNA encoding:
- a CDS encoding methyltransferase domain-containing protein produces the protein MDSFASGFAGVDATGDANSFVNYLDLIHSMPFFKDCKQRSYKALEVSQGSAILEIGCGNGVDATALAVMAGEHGRVIGIAM
- a CDS encoding efflux RND transporter permease subunit, whose protein sequence is MKSPYEIVADIINKHTFVVAGIVTAILIVALYGASMTSIETGTETYLFTDRPVGSLLVHYEEIFGADSIILIIEGDDVTTPDVLNYIEELEKDISDERYIRSVAGLPDLIKGASGGEIPQSQAEINNYLDYLSENSGDYLDTLLPSKMMTLVSIPLETGYPEGSEENIVKNVHSAIIQSSPPPGISVTETGTLAFAVEMKEDIQKNMTNLISLALLLMVVAMVLMFGHVRYRMLPVLTVFCGIILTFGVMGLTGIQVSMAVVAAFPILIGIGIDYAIQFQSRFDEEVRNSSIQEAIWTTITSSGPAILKAMIATALGFVALSLLAPSPMISDFGTICIVGIVCCYLCAMIIVPVFAKIVKYTPKTGGLNPLDQAESCQLDWKGCDVPPDVKPGTKGSFMDKYDDLLGKFALKIAKNPVPVLLVLIMVAIIGMQFDSKVIIDTDEDMMVDQDMPAMVSMNKLTSVMGSTNTITAYVKADSVKDYHTLKYMDNFGEYAISKHPELTGMQSIVTYIKQYNGGVLPEDKKTLEKIWDSLPGSIVDSYVNGNTEAVIEFSLEDLTIPETQELISDMEDDLNWYVLHPGMDITYTGKYVMFVDLINGISDTKNPMTYLGLILISLFLLVVYRRFTAISPVIPIIMIVGWNGLIMYSLGLSYSLLTATLGAMTIGIASEYTILILERYEEERDKGNDLYSAIQTAIQKIGTAITVSGLTTVFGFSALLLSTSPIIQNFGLVTVITVGFSLVGAIVVMPAVISVMDRLKPKGLPG
- a CDS encoding methyltransferase domain-containing protein produces the protein MLASAQAKYTGGSSRPGYVLSDASHLAFADNSFDAVRTDRVLQHTQDIFAVLHEMARVTRPAGKIVVFEPDWETFVIWPGDREVTRKVLNFWCDHIPNGWAGRSVAAAFAEAGLENITVTPLCLVITSLPLARRVFDLETTLSLAVKAGVLDSTEAESWAERQAQAGDAGMFFSSLTFYLVTGTKKS
- a CDS encoding flavodoxin family protein, yielding MTEEEPLNILVIMGSPRKGNTYRACEELREKMQKYRAVDFEYLWLKDADLQPCRGCLSCFSKGEEKCPIHDEALVIRDRLMGADAVIFASPVYGLNVTGLMKNFVDRFSYFFHRPRFFDKKAFLLTTTGFLGHKDVLKYMEMFTGIWGFDVAGRAAVITEGDDHEVLKKKSDAILEKAAKKFSSSLSSNKRKRPGLMNVIIFHGQKGAMSQVMDESPYDYQYWKEKGWLSPGTHYFTDVSVNPVYVMIGIIVEKIARKKMKTN